A window of Cynocephalus volans isolate mCynVol1 chromosome 3, mCynVol1.pri, whole genome shotgun sequence genomic DNA:
TCCACCCAGAAGGGTGATAGATTTTGTCAGatactttttctacatctattgggATGAGCAtgtagttttgctttttaatctatTAATATGGCTTATTAGATTAATTGATTTTGGATGTTAAAtcaatcttgcattcctgggataaatcccacttgatcatagagTGTAATTCCTTTTACATGTTGCTAGATTtggtttgctactattttgttgaggatttttgcatccatattgtgatattataatatttatatgctGGTTTTGATCTACAGTTCCTGGCTTATACTACTTTCTGACCTTCTGctctcctttcacctgctcctttttctcctagagacaggaaattctctgacctacctttgCTGATTATAGGTCATgagacccccatttcaggaggggtcCTGCCTCATacccagaaggaaggaaagctgCACAAAGAGGCCAAGAACgacctgaacaaacaggccttgctgggttttcccacctagtctgttagtgttagatcatattctttttgtccaatcacatttctacatggttgtccatgctttaATCATGCCTATGTATTGAAAATCTTGTAGAagaacccaagagcacagggttggGTGATCTTCCGGAGAGCAAACACATGGGGTTTTTTTCCTCTACTTGCCgggagggtggtgcaccccaaCTCCGTGGGAacagaagctcctgtgcttgGGACCCTTCCAAACCTTTCCCTatatatctcttcatctggctgtttatttgtatcccttaaaatatcctttataataaaccggtaggtaaacataaaatgtttccctgagttttgtAAGCCGCTCAGCAAGTTAATCTAACCCAAGTAGGGGGTTATGGGGACCCCAGTtcatagccagttggtcagaagcacaggcaaaacAACCTGTAGCTTGCAATTGGCATCAGAATTGggggggggcagtcttggggactaaAGTCCCCAGTCTGtgagatctgatgctatctccaggtagatagtgtcagaattgaattggagggcacccagctggtgtccactgtgAAATTGGTTACTTGCTTGCTACTTAGGAGAAATATCCTCACAATTGGTCATAGAAGTCAGaggtctgtcttctgtgttgattgctGCTCAGTAAAAGTAGAGGGAAAGCATTATGTTTTTTCCCACTCATAcatatattcataagagatactggtctgtagttttcttttttagtgatgtcttcatctggttttggtatcagggtaatactggcctcatagaatgagttggaaggtgtttcttcctcttctatttttgaaagagtttgtgaaGCGTTGGTGTGAATTCTTTAAAAGATTGGTAGaatccagggctggctggttagctcggttagagtgcagtgttacaatatcaaggtcaagggttcagatcccctcacccaccaaccaccaaaaacaaaaaacaaacaaaaaaattggtaGAGTTCATCAATGAAGCTATCtaggcctgggcttttctttttggaaagttttaaaattactaattcaatatctttacttgttataggtctataaaaattttcaatttcttcttgagtcagctTCAGTAGTTGGTGTCTTTCTAGTAATTTGTCGTTTTCATCTAAGTTGtataatttgttggcatacagttgttcatggtattcccttattatccttctcgtttctgtaaggtcagtagtaatgtcccttctttgttcctgattttagtaatttaagtcttccaagattttttttcttggcctACATAGAACTTTGtcaaaatttgttaattttttcaaaaaaccaacttttgattttgttgattttctatattgtttttctattatccatttcattaatttatgattttttaaatacaatttttacaGCTTCTTGtgattctgtatttaaaaataaaaagttaagggttggtcagttagctcacttgattagagcatggtgttggtaacatcaGAGTTAAGGGATAAggttcccatactggccagttgccaaaagaaacaaacaaacaaaaaaagttaaaagaaaataaggatgACTTATTCAATAAATTGTGTTGAATCAGTTAACTATaaacttttagggaaaaaattacATCCTTAGCTCAATTCCTACACCAGAATAAATTCCAACAGATAAtacaaagctaaagaaaaaatgtgactataagaaatttttgaaaaaatataggcAAACAACTGAATGATGTTGGGGAATCAAAGATTTTCTAGAAACAATAGCAAACCCAGATACTATGAAAGAACATGATTAACGTatgtgactatttaaaaaaacactatgtttttataaaacacaataaaacagCATGTACAAAATCAAAAGATAAGTGGCAAACAGAAAAATTTAcattataaataataagaaaaaagataatgtcTGTTATGTAGAAAGCTTCTGTAATTATAAAAAGCAGAAAGATGGGCAAAAACCACAAATAcgtaatttataatttctttctggATTACCATTTCTATATATATGCTTGCCTTGtccttctggcttttagagtACTCTTGTAGATAGAAGATAAATAGAATCCTGGCTTACCTCTTCTCAGGCTTCGCCTACAACGGAAACTGAACTGGCAGTACCACTTCCTGCCAGGACAGTTGTAGCTTTGGGAAAGCTCACCTTCCTTCTAATCCACTAGTGCAGTTCAGGCTCTGTCTCCCCAGTGATGCCAATCACACTTGATTATGCTTACAGTTGAAAACAATTTGATGACTTCATTCAAAATTCTTTCcaagggctggtgggttagctcacttggttagagcgtggtgctgctaatgctaaggtcaagggttcggatccccttaccagccagccgcctaaaataaaataaacgaaAGGCATCTcttatgggctggctggttagctcagttggttagagcatggttttgATTACCACAGTCTAATTTTAGGACATACTTAAGTTCCTTTTTAATTGCACTTCTTTACTTGTTAGAGAAGAGgtacatgtttttttaaaatgaaaaataactgagctggttggttagctcagttggttagagtgtggtgttggttaacaccaaggtcaaaggttcggatccctgtactggccataaaatctttaaaaaataactgaaagggagagagaaattaagataaattttatttttatttagttgactCACTTAACATTACTTATTATATACTTTTAGTCGCTGGGTAAATTAGTAAACTGCTTTAGTATTATCTGACAAAATTATCttaatcaatattttctttttttagcgtTGTAGAATGAATGAAGATACAGGCACTGATTATATAACACCTTGGCAGCTGTCTCAAGTGGTTGATGGTGGAGGTATTGGAGTTATAGAGGAAAGCAAACACACAAATTTGACTGAAGGTGATTTTGTGACTTCCTTCTATTGGCCCTGGCAAACCAAGGTTATTCTGGATGGAAATAGCCTTGAAAAGGTGAGTATTATATAAAagtatctgattttttttttccctctgtaatTCTCACTTTGTGCATTTGtattaagttttatttgttatcagggaaaaaatgaaagtatatgttttcttttagctaGCAGCCAAATATGGAAAGCCTTTGTTCATTTTCCACTGTTGGCTATAACTGTATGTGACATTTCTTTCCCTGGCTATTGTTTTTTCAGGGTTTCTTTTGATTACCAATGCCAATCTGAAATGTAAATATTGTTTcagttctattattattattttttgcggctggccagtgcaaggatctgaacccttgatcttggtattaccagcaccacactctgctgGGTGAGATAACCGTAACCAGCTAGCTGTCAAACTCTTTGCTATATATACTTGGCCCCAGTTTCCTTTTTAGGTTAACAATAGGTATTAGATATGAGGAAGAGGAATTCAGAAGGGATAGAGAAATGATATTTGCTGAACACAAACTTATCtcacagtgtttttgttttttgtttttaatttctagaactTCTAATTAGATCTTTTCAAAccagtctgttttttgttttggggagttttttggcagctggcttgtacagggatccaaacccttgacattggtgttattagcaccacactctcccaaatgagccattgGCCATTCCTCTCTGTTTTATACTGGCTTTCCTAATAAACAGCTATTACGTATATGAAATGTTTGTGTACTGTAGACCTTCCTGTGTATTGTAGACTTTAAAATCTCTATTAACTTAATCTACATACCAGATTTAGCTGACAGCCATTTAAAACTATTGGATACAAactactgttttatttctttgtgacaGTGGAACTACAAAGCAAACAAAGGTGGAAGATCTTGATTACTTTTGACAGCTTAttaaaattttaccaaaattattcaattccttaaaaaattattataaaacctTTATGGTAGGGagtctttctttataaattttttttcaattcttcctaactttacagataagaaaacaaacacagaaaaagtaaGAGCAATATAATTAATTATTGATAGGGCCTAGGAAACATCAACATATAATGCTAAATTGAAAGAGACCTCATTTTATTCTGCAGTTAAACTAGAAGAAATTGTATCATACCTTCCTTACAttttttttgatgcattttaaGCATCAGTAATGAGAACTGTTggagtttgagttgatttttatagaTAAATGTTTACTTTGGAATTGCTCAGAGGTTTAAAAATCTAACTTTGCCTAGTGTTTTCCTATGAAGCATTTCCTCTCTTTTGATATACTCAGGGCACTAACAAGAAAGCATATTTAGTCTCTTTTATatgggaatttttttaaagttggctTTTTTAATATGAAGAGAAGTAATACTCgtgttttactttttacaaataaattgtAGAATATTAACAAGATTGAAGAGTGGCTTACTGTTCTGGAaaccatatgagggtactttaaaaagctcatgaaaaattcatataatttttaaattctaattttccacagactttatgaagtactcttgtgttaggttgtttattaggcTGCTTGGAccgccataacaaaataccacggGCTGGGtggcataaacaacagaaatttattttctcacagttctggaggctagaagtccaagatcaagatgctggaaaattcagtttctagtgaggcctctcttctggcttgcagatggctgctttcttgctgtgtcctcttggggcctttcctctgtgcctgtGCAGAGATCTCTTgtgtttcttcttcttataagggcacaaaTCCTTTGAGATTAGAGCCCTACccttataacctcatttaaccttaaaaaatctccttaaaggccctatctccaaatatagtcatattTGGGTTAGatctttaacatatgaatttgggagggaggacacaattcagtccataacaggttGTCTCCACCTTGTTTTCTTAAAACAGGAATTcctagcattatttttaaaaggtatatttTATTCTAGGTAGACCCACGACTTGTGGATGGACAcctttcatattttcttggagCTATAGGTATGC
This region includes:
- the PTGR2 gene encoding prostaglandin reductase 2 isoform X2, with amino-acid sequence MIVQRVVLNSRPGKDGNPVAENFRMEEVSLPDNICEGQVQVRTLYLSVDPYMRCRMNEDTGTDYITPWQLSQVVDGGGIGVIEESKHTNLTEGDFVTSFYWPWQTKVILDGNSLEKVSII